A portion of the Streptomyces sp. YPW6 genome contains these proteins:
- the cobA gene encoding uroporphyrinogen-III C-methyltransferase — MAEHADHADRSGHADRTDRPAYPVGLRLYGRRVVVIGGGQVAQRRLPQLIATGAVITLISPSATPSVEAMADAGEIRWERRRYQDGDLADTWYALVASSDLAANDAASAEAERTRTWCVRSDDAEAATAWTPATGRIENITVAVLNTTPQGRDPRHSAALRDVIVEGLRDGTLAAPHHRTRTPGVALVGGGPGNPDLITVRGRRLLAQADVVIADRLGPRDLLDELPPHVEVIDAAKIPYGRFMAQEAINQALIEHAKAGKSVVRLKGGDPFVFGRGMEEAQALAAEGIPCTVVPGISSTISVPGAAGIPVTHRGVAHEFTVVSGHVAPEDPRSLVDWAAIARLRGTLVLLMAVDKIGAIAAALIAHGKDPATPVALVQEGTTAAQRRVDATLADVGERAVAEEVRPPAVIVIGDVVAVGPDSAPAPAQDTAE, encoded by the coding sequence ATGGCCGAGCACGCAGACCACGCCGACCGCTCAGGTCACGCCGACCGCACCGACCGACCCGCGTACCCCGTGGGCCTGCGCCTGTACGGCCGCCGCGTCGTCGTCATCGGCGGCGGACAGGTCGCCCAGCGCCGGCTGCCGCAGCTCATCGCCACCGGGGCCGTCATCACCCTGATCTCCCCCTCCGCGACGCCCTCCGTCGAGGCGATGGCGGACGCCGGGGAGATCCGCTGGGAGCGCCGCCGCTACCAGGACGGTGACCTCGCCGACACCTGGTACGCCCTCGTCGCCTCCTCCGACCTCGCGGCCAACGACGCCGCCTCCGCCGAGGCCGAGCGCACCCGCACCTGGTGCGTCCGGTCCGACGACGCCGAGGCCGCCACCGCCTGGACCCCCGCCACCGGCCGCATCGAGAACATCACCGTCGCCGTCCTCAACACCACCCCCCAGGGCCGCGACCCCCGGCACTCCGCCGCCCTGCGCGACGTCATCGTCGAAGGCCTGCGCGACGGCACCCTCGCGGCCCCGCACCACCGCACCCGCACTCCCGGCGTCGCGCTCGTCGGCGGCGGCCCCGGCAACCCGGATCTGATCACCGTCCGGGGCCGCCGCCTCCTCGCCCAGGCCGACGTGGTCATCGCCGACCGCCTCGGCCCCCGCGACCTGCTCGACGAGCTCCCGCCGCACGTCGAGGTGATCGACGCGGCGAAGATCCCGTACGGCCGGTTCATGGCTCAGGAGGCGATCAACCAGGCGCTCATCGAGCACGCCAAGGCGGGCAAGTCCGTGGTCCGGCTCAAGGGCGGCGACCCGTTCGTCTTCGGCCGCGGTATGGAGGAGGCCCAGGCACTGGCCGCCGAAGGCATCCCCTGCACGGTCGTCCCCGGCATCTCCAGCACCATCTCCGTCCCCGGCGCGGCCGGCATCCCGGTCACCCACCGGGGCGTCGCCCACGAGTTCACCGTGGTCAGCGGGCACGTCGCGCCGGAGGACCCGCGTTCGCTGGTCGACTGGGCGGCCATCGCGCGACTGCGCGGCACCCTCGTCCTGCTGATGGCCGTCGACAAGATCGGCGCCATCGCCGCCGCCCTGATAGCCCACGGCAAGGACCCGGCCACTCCGGTCGCCCTTGTCCAGGAGGGCACCACCGCTGCCCAGCGCCGGGTCGACGCCACCCTCGCGGACGTCGGCGAGCGAGCCGTCGCCGAGGAGGTGCGCCCGCCCGCCGTGATCGTCATCGGCGATGTCGTCGCGGTCGGCCCGGACTCGGCACCGGCCCCCGCCCAGGACACGGCCGAATAG
- a CDS encoding RNA methyltransferase has protein sequence MADLITVDDPDDPRLSDYIGLTDVELRRRREPAEGLFIAEGEKVIRRARQTGYEMRSMLLSAKWVDAMRDVIDEVPAPVYAVAPELAERVTGYHVHRGALASMQRKPLPAADELLATARRVVVMESVNDHTNIGAIFRSAAALGMDAVLLSPDCADPLYRRSVKVSMGAVFSVPYARLDAWPKSLEAVREAGFRLLALTPDAKATSIDDAAPHRLERVALMLGAEGDGLSTRALMAADAWVRIPMAHGVDSLNVGAAAAVAFYAVATGRPES, from the coding sequence GTGGCAGATCTCATCACCGTCGACGACCCCGACGACCCCCGGCTGAGCGACTACATCGGCCTGACCGACGTCGAGCTGCGACGACGGCGCGAACCCGCCGAAGGGCTCTTCATCGCCGAGGGCGAGAAGGTGATCCGCCGCGCCCGGCAGACCGGGTACGAGATGCGGTCCATGCTGCTCTCGGCCAAGTGGGTCGACGCCATGCGCGACGTCATCGACGAGGTCCCGGCCCCGGTGTACGCGGTCGCTCCCGAGCTGGCCGAACGGGTCACCGGCTACCACGTCCACCGCGGCGCGCTCGCCTCCATGCAGCGCAAGCCGCTGCCCGCCGCCGACGAACTGCTCGCCACCGCCCGCCGGGTCGTGGTCATGGAATCGGTGAACGACCACACCAACATCGGGGCCATCTTCCGCAGCGCGGCGGCCCTGGGCATGGACGCGGTCCTGCTCTCCCCGGACTGCGCCGACCCCCTCTACCGCCGCTCCGTCAAGGTCTCGATGGGCGCGGTCTTCTCCGTCCCCTACGCCCGCCTCGACGCCTGGCCCAAGTCGCTGGAAGCGGTACGGGAGGCCGGCTTCCGGCTCCTCGCCCTCACCCCGGACGCCAAGGCCACCAGCATCGACGACGCGGCCCCGCACCGGTTGGAGCGGGTGGCCCTGATGCTCGGAGCCGAGGGCGACGGGCTGTCCACGCGTGCCCTGATGGCCGCCGACGCGTGGGTCCGCATCCCGATGGCGCACGGCGTCGACTCACTGAACGTGGGCGCCGCCGCAGCGGTCGCTTTCTACGCGGTGGCCACGGGGCGTCCGGAGAGCTGA
- a CDS encoding serine/threonine-protein kinase: MAMMRLRREDPRLVGSFRLHRRLGAGGMGVVYLGSDRRGQRVALKVIRPDLAEDQEFRSRFAREVSAARRIRGGCTARLVAADLEADRPWFATQYVPGPSLHDKVAEEGPLAAAEVASIGAALSEGLVAVHEAGVVHRDLKPSNILLSPKGPRIIDFGIAWATGASTLTHVGTAVGSPGFLAPEQVRGAAVTPATDVFSLGATLAYAAMADSPFGHGSSEVMLYRVVHEEAQLRGVHDALAPLISACLAKNPEERPSTLQLSMRLKEIAAREAQGLHESRPPVQRSAPDTERPTGRMADPYADQHTRRSEGPSGSRPQPGRRGAPVRSGPPRTGGSRSQQASRNTTRSGGRPGKRQGSPAGTNGRPSTRSGGRTTSAGRRPANPRLLRQRLVVFVVVTLLVALGIAAAQGCQGPARGLGGSERPGGVSQARPWAGAASDGSGAGYGSAGRSGIAPAAPTATGS; encoded by the coding sequence ATGGCGATGATGCGGCTCCGGCGCGAGGACCCGCGTCTCGTCGGCTCGTTCCGGCTGCACCGGCGGCTCGGCGCGGGCGGCATGGGCGTCGTCTACCTCGGCTCCGACCGGCGCGGCCAGCGGGTCGCGCTCAAGGTGATCCGGCCCGACCTGGCCGAGGACCAGGAGTTCCGTTCCCGGTTCGCGCGCGAGGTGTCGGCCGCCCGCAGGATCCGCGGCGGCTGCACGGCCCGGCTGGTCGCCGCCGACCTGGAGGCGGACCGCCCGTGGTTCGCCACGCAGTACGTGCCGGGCCCCTCGCTGCACGACAAGGTCGCCGAGGAAGGCCCCCTGGCCGCCGCCGAGGTCGCCTCGATCGGGGCGGCGCTCTCCGAGGGCCTGGTGGCGGTGCACGAGGCGGGGGTGGTCCACCGGGACCTGAAGCCGTCGAACATCCTCCTCTCCCCCAAGGGCCCCCGGATCATCGACTTCGGTATCGCCTGGGCGACCGGGGCGAGCACGCTCACCCATGTCGGTACGGCGGTGGGATCGCCGGGGTTCCTGGCGCCCGAGCAGGTCCGGGGCGCGGCGGTGACACCCGCGACGGACGTGTTCTCCCTCGGTGCGACCCTGGCGTACGCGGCGATGGCCGACTCCCCGTTCGGGCACGGCAGTTCCGAGGTGATGCTGTACCGCGTGGTGCACGAGGAGGCACAGCTGCGCGGGGTGCACGACGCCTTGGCCCCGCTGATCAGCGCCTGTCTGGCGAAGAATCCGGAGGAGCGGCCCAGCACGCTGCAACTGTCCATGCGGCTCAAGGAGATCGCGGCGCGCGAGGCGCAGGGGCTGCACGAGAGCAGGCCGCCCGTCCAGCGTTCCGCCCCGGACACCGAACGTCCGACGGGACGGATGGCCGATCCGTACGCCGATCAGCACACCCGTCGTTCGGAGGGCCCGTCCGGCTCGCGCCCCCAGCCGGGCAGGCGTGGCGCGCCCGTGCGTTCGGGGCCGCCGCGCACCGGGGGCTCGCGCTCGCAGCAGGCGTCGCGCAACACGACGCGCTCGGGTGGCAGGCCGGGGAAGCGGCAGGGGTCTCCGGCCGGGACGAACGGACGCCCGAGCACGCGTTCCGGAGGCCGCACGACCTCGGCGGGTCGGCGTCCGGCCAATCCGCGGCTGCTGCGCCAGCGGCTGGTGGTGTTCGTCGTGGTGACGCTGCTGGTGGCGCTGGGCATCGCGGCGGCCCAGGGCTGCCAGGGTCCTGCGCGCGGGCTGGGCGGCAGCGAGCGGCCGGGCGGCGTGTCGCAGGCACGGCCGTGGGCCGGCGCGGCGTCGGACGGTTCCGGGGCCGGTTACGGTTCCGCCGGTCGGTCCGGAATCGCACCCGCCGCCCCGACGGCCACCGGGTCCTGA
- a CDS encoding aminoglycoside phosphotransferase family protein, producing the protein MTTTQSSVVHDLGTLAHRLSHPARTPCVCEPPQVLADRPDGTVVRSGAIVAKAHAADTDREALAARVALAAAPQLAGILLPPLTAPAPAAPTARPVTLWPLGAPVDPTDPGAAPWADAAGLLARLHRTKPPFPLPPMRGPAKAARAVARMRAALDEGGTALPGDAAFPPRHTPPVSGGAAIAPGDVNPAPGRVFPAAGDMAALPGVGPALPGDAAPRACDAAPLPRDPVGEVRDPAALAVLAGWRALPAWARGEAPAPRAEALCHGDLHLGQLVRHPAPGGPWLLIDMDDAGMGDPAWDLGRPAAWYAAGLLAPEDWSTFLDAYRSAGGPAVPADGDPWPALDVPARALTVQTAAVALAKCAAEQRDPDEHELLMIESCARIATLPPELATGPAS; encoded by the coding sequence TTGACCACCACCCAGAGCTCAGTCGTCCACGACCTCGGCACGCTCGCGCACCGACTCTCCCACCCCGCGCGGACGCCGTGCGTCTGCGAACCGCCGCAGGTCCTCGCGGACCGGCCCGACGGCACGGTGGTGCGCAGCGGCGCGATCGTCGCGAAGGCCCATGCCGCGGACACCGACCGCGAGGCGCTGGCCGCCCGGGTCGCCCTGGCAGCCGCCCCGCAGCTGGCCGGCATCCTGCTGCCGCCGCTCACCGCCCCGGCGCCCGCCGCGCCCACCGCCCGTCCGGTCACCCTCTGGCCGCTCGGCGCGCCCGTGGACCCCACCGATCCCGGCGCGGCTCCCTGGGCCGATGCCGCCGGTCTGCTCGCCCGCCTCCACCGGACGAAGCCCCCGTTCCCGCTGCCGCCGATGCGCGGTCCGGCCAAGGCGGCCCGGGCGGTCGCCCGGATGCGCGCGGCCCTCGACGAAGGCGGGACCGCCCTTCCCGGTGACGCCGCGTTCCCGCCCCGCCACACGCCTCCGGTTTCCGGCGGGGCGGCCATCGCGCCCGGCGACGTGAATCCTGCGCCCGGCCGCGTGTTCCCCGCTGCCGGGGACATGGCCGCCCTGCCCGGCGTCGGGCCCGCCCTGCCCGGCGACGCGGCGCCCCGGGCCTGCGACGCGGCACCTCTGCCTCGCGATCCGGTCGGCGAGGTCCGCGATCCGGCCGCTCTTGCCGTGCTGGCCGGCTGGCGGGCTCTGCCCGCGTGGGCGCGGGGAGAGGCCCCCGCGCCGAGGGCCGAGGCCCTGTGCCACGGAGACCTGCACCTCGGCCAGCTCGTCCGCCACCCCGCCCCGGGCGGGCCCTGGCTGCTCATCGACATGGACGACGCCGGGATGGGCGACCCCGCCTGGGACCTCGGCCGGCCCGCCGCCTGGTACGCGGCCGGACTTCTGGCCCCCGAGGACTGGTCCACCTTCCTGGACGCCTACCGGTCCGCCGGGGGACCGGCCGTCCCCGCCGACGGCGACCCCTGGCCCGCGCTGGACGTCCCGGCCCGCGCGCTGACGGTGCAGACGGCGGCCGTCGCCCTCGCCAAGTGCGCCGCGGAACAACGGGATCCGGACGAGCACGAACTGCTGATGATCGAATCCTGTGCCCGAATCGCTACGTTGCCGCCCGAGTTGGCCACCGGCCCCGCGTCGTAG
- a CDS encoding zf-TFIIB domain-containing protein has product MMQCPKCHAQMNTYNRNGVQIEQCNGCRGIFLDYGELESLTRLESQWVQQAPPAPPAPQQAYPAAPPAAHAPAWGAPQYGGHYGHRRQKGFGRMLFSS; this is encoded by the coding sequence ATGATGCAGTGTCCGAAATGTCACGCCCAGATGAACACGTACAACCGCAACGGTGTTCAGATCGAGCAGTGCAACGGTTGCCGGGGGATATTCCTCGACTACGGCGAGCTGGAGTCGCTGACCCGCCTGGAGTCCCAGTGGGTCCAGCAGGCTCCGCCCGCTCCTCCCGCCCCGCAGCAGGCCTACCCGGCCGCTCCTCCCGCCGCCCACGCCCCGGCCTGGGGTGCGCCGCAGTACGGCGGTCACTACGGCCACCGCCGCCAGAAGGGCTTCGGCCGGATGCTGTTCTCCTCCTGA
- a CDS encoding chorismate-binding protein, producing the protein MSDLAPLARFDGLIASGLQDVTHDPAALDSSGFWAVSADFEGRIVCARFSDVRREEVPPPVPGAWRGPAAGDWTSSLDRDAYTAGVRRIREHIAAGEVYQANLCRVLSAPLPDGGAGADVDALTSLLARGNPAPYAGTIRLPGHGVEIATASPELFLRREGGTVESGPIKGTGRTEDDLLEKDHAENVMIVDLVRNDLGRVCATGSVSVPDLCVVEKHPGLVHLVSTVRGRPADGAGWPELFAAAFPPGSVTGAPKSSALRIIAELERGPRGPYCGAIGWVDADRGTASLAVGIRTFWIDRTGPAPLLRFGTGAGITWGSDPEREWDETELKASRLLAVASGTYPETGRTA; encoded by the coding sequence GTGTCCGACCTCGCCCCCTTGGCCCGTTTCGACGGCCTCATAGCCTCCGGTCTGCAGGATGTGACCCACGACCCCGCGGCGCTCGACTCGTCCGGGTTCTGGGCGGTATCCGCCGACTTCGAGGGCCGTATCGTCTGCGCCCGCTTCTCCGATGTCCGCAGGGAAGAGGTGCCCCCTCCCGTACCCGGTGCCTGGCGCGGTCCCGCCGCCGGGGACTGGACCTCCTCGCTGGACCGTGACGCCTACACGGCGGGCGTACGGCGGATCCGTGAACACATCGCGGCGGGCGAGGTCTACCAGGCCAACCTCTGCCGGGTGCTGTCCGCGCCGCTCCCCGACGGCGGGGCCGGGGCCGACGTCGACGCCCTGACCTCCCTGCTCGCCCGCGGCAACCCCGCCCCGTACGCGGGCACGATCCGGCTGCCCGGACACGGTGTGGAGATCGCCACCGCCTCTCCGGAGCTCTTTCTCCGGCGCGAGGGGGGAACCGTCGAGTCCGGGCCGATCAAGGGCACCGGCCGGACCGAGGACGATCTGCTGGAGAAGGACCACGCCGAGAACGTGATGATCGTGGACCTGGTCCGCAACGACCTGGGCCGGGTCTGCGCCACCGGCAGTGTGAGCGTGCCCGATCTCTGCGTGGTCGAGAAGCACCCGGGCCTCGTCCATCTCGTCTCCACGGTCCGCGGCCGGCCGGCCGACGGGGCGGGCTGGCCGGAGCTGTTCGCGGCGGCCTTCCCGCCCGGCTCGGTCACCGGCGCGCCGAAGTCCAGCGCGCTGCGGATCATCGCCGAGCTGGAGCGCGGTCCGCGCGGGCCGTACTGCGGGGCGATCGGCTGGGTCGACGCCGACCGGGGCACCGCATCGCTCGCCGTGGGCATACGGACGTTCTGGATCGACCGGACGGGGCCCGCGCCGCTGCTGCGCTTCGGGACCGGAGCCGGTATCACCTGGGGGTCCGACCCGGAGCGCGAGTGGGACGAGACCGAACTCAAGGCCTCCCGGCTGCTCGCTGTAGCGTCGGGGACGTATCCGGAGACAGGAAGGACCGCATGA
- a CDS encoding aminotransferase class IV — MRIWVNGALRDAGDARLSVLDHGLTVGDGIFETVRTSEGRPFALTRHLDRLTRSAQGLGLPDPDHDEVRHAVGAVIDANPVALGRLRITYTGGLSPLGSDRGENGTSLVVALDGVSRRPDSTAVITVPWTRNERGALAGLKTTSYAENVVALARARAAGASEALFANTADRLCEGTGSNVFVVLGGRIHTPPVASGCLAGITRALTVEWTGAEETDLPMDVLAEADEVFLTSTLRDVQAVHRVDGREPTPGIGPVTAKAMRIFAERSGDDLDP, encoded by the coding sequence ATGAGGATCTGGGTCAACGGCGCACTGCGGGACGCCGGCGACGCCCGGCTCTCGGTGCTCGACCACGGACTGACCGTGGGCGACGGCATCTTCGAGACGGTGCGTACGAGCGAGGGGCGCCCCTTCGCGCTGACCCGGCACCTCGACCGCCTCACGCGGTCCGCACAGGGCCTCGGCCTGCCCGACCCGGACCACGACGAGGTCCGGCACGCCGTCGGGGCGGTCATCGACGCCAACCCCGTCGCCCTGGGACGCCTGCGGATCACCTACACGGGCGGGCTGTCCCCGCTCGGCTCGGACCGGGGCGAGAACGGGACGAGCCTCGTCGTCGCCCTCGACGGGGTGAGCCGCCGCCCGGACAGCACAGCGGTGATCACCGTGCCCTGGACCCGCAACGAACGCGGCGCGCTCGCCGGGCTGAAGACCACCTCGTACGCGGAGAACGTCGTCGCCCTGGCGCGGGCGCGGGCGGCGGGCGCGTCCGAGGCACTGTTCGCCAACACCGCGGACCGGCTCTGCGAGGGCACCGGCTCCAACGTGTTCGTCGTCCTGGGCGGCCGCATCCACACCCCGCCGGTCGCCTCCGGGTGCCTCGCCGGCATCACCCGCGCCCTGACCGTGGAGTGGACCGGGGCCGAGGAGACCGACCTGCCGATGGACGTCCTCGCCGAGGCCGACGAGGTGTTCCTGACCTCGACCCTCCGCGACGTCCAGGCGGTGCACCGGGTCGACGGCCGTGAGCCGACGCCCGGGATCGGCCCGGTGACGGCGAAGGCCATGCGGATCTTCGCCGAGCGGTCGGGCGACGACCTCGACCCGTAA
- a CDS encoding GNAT family N-acetyltransferase → MTTTLRPSGPLQQGADGARARHYDVCDNGRPVGSVAISTDDAFGPTAGVLRSLSVEESRRRRGRGVIAALAAEEVLRGWGCTRVRVEVPADNDPARRLAAALGYTERSRNMAKDLGPDAVPLPAGLTARDMSEEEFADWRQGAVGAYAQGWIDRGVEPGQARLKSEADHAAHLPDGLATEGTRFQVLVRAGEVVGHVWVALRELEPGGGTGGYVFDVEVREEHRGRGHGRALMLLAEDITRAWRADRLGLHVFASNTPALRLYESLGYVPTRYNLAKAL, encoded by the coding sequence ATGACGACGACACTCCGGCCGTCCGGGCCGCTTCAGCAGGGCGCCGACGGCGCGCGGGCCCGCCACTACGACGTGTGCGACAACGGGCGGCCCGTCGGCTCCGTCGCGATCAGCACCGACGACGCGTTCGGCCCGACCGCCGGAGTGCTGCGCTCCCTCAGCGTGGAGGAGTCCCGGCGCAGGCGCGGCCGGGGCGTCATCGCGGCGCTCGCCGCCGAGGAGGTGCTGCGGGGGTGGGGCTGTACCCGGGTACGGGTGGAGGTCCCCGCCGACAACGACCCGGCCCGACGCCTCGCGGCCGCCCTCGGCTACACCGAACGCAGCCGCAACATGGCCAAGGACCTCGGTCCCGACGCCGTCCCGCTGCCCGCGGGCCTCACCGCGCGTGACATGAGCGAGGAGGAGTTCGCCGACTGGCGGCAGGGCGCGGTGGGGGCGTACGCCCAGGGCTGGATCGACCGCGGCGTCGAGCCCGGGCAGGCCCGGCTCAAGTCCGAGGCCGACCACGCCGCCCACCTGCCGGACGGACTGGCGACCGAGGGAACGCGCTTCCAGGTCCTGGTGCGGGCCGGAGAGGTCGTCGGCCATGTGTGGGTGGCCCTGCGGGAGCTGGAGCCGGGCGGTGGCACGGGCGGATACGTCTTCGACGTCGAGGTGCGCGAGGAGCACCGGGGGCGGGGCCACGGCCGGGCCCTGATGCTCCTCGCCGAGGACATCACCCGTGCCTGGCGCGCGGACCGGCTCGGCCTGCACGTCTTCGCCTCCAACACCCCGGCCCTGCGGCTGTACGAGTCCCTGGGCTACGTGCCGACGCGGTACAACCTGGCGAAGGCGCTGTAG
- a CDS encoding DsbA family protein, giving the protein MSDSTPAAPVVLDLWCDLECPDCHRALDDVRALRARYGDRVEIRLRHFPLEKHKHAFAAAQAAEEAVEQGQGWPYIEALLSRTDDLGRTGDPVLLDVARELGLDAEEFDTALIDGRHLLIVDADHAEGKAIGVTGTPTYVIGDERLDGGKSQEGLRERIEEIADRILAARER; this is encoded by the coding sequence ATGAGCGATTCCACTCCTGCGGCGCCGGTCGTCCTCGACCTCTGGTGCGATCTCGAATGCCCCGACTGCCACCGCGCCCTCGACGATGTACGCGCCCTGCGCGCCCGGTACGGGGACCGCGTCGAGATCCGGCTGCGGCACTTCCCGCTGGAGAAGCACAAGCACGCGTTCGCCGCCGCCCAGGCCGCCGAGGAAGCCGTGGAGCAGGGCCAGGGCTGGCCGTACATCGAGGCCCTGCTGTCCCGGACCGACGACCTCGGCCGCACGGGCGATCCGGTGCTCCTCGACGTGGCCCGCGAACTGGGCCTGGACGCGGAGGAGTTCGACACGGCGCTGATCGACGGCCGGCATCTGCTGATCGTCGACGCCGACCACGCGGAGGGCAAGGCGATCGGCGTCACCGGCACGCCCACCTATGTGATCGGCGACGAGCGACTGGACGGCGGCAAGAGCCAGGAGGGGCTGCGCGAGCGGATCGAGGAGATCGCCGACCGGATCCTGGCCGCCCGGGAGCGTTAG
- a CDS encoding CGNR zinc finger domain-containing protein → MLIPHDTRIALDTVVDLMNTAPDSEPPPDGTGDGLTDVAALYAFAERHHISGVGTLGGKDLTAVRDVRDRFAEVFAAPDPRTAADLVNRLVAAAGTTPQLTDHDGYDWHVHYFAPDASIADHLAADCGMALAFIIVAGEQERLRRCEAPDCGHAFVDLSRNRSRRYCSSRTCGNRLHVAAYRARRREAAG, encoded by the coding sequence GTGCTGATCCCTCACGACACCCGTATCGCCCTCGACACGGTGGTCGACCTGATGAACACCGCGCCGGACAGCGAGCCGCCACCGGACGGGACCGGGGACGGGCTCACCGATGTCGCCGCGCTGTACGCCTTCGCCGAGCGGCATCACATCAGCGGGGTCGGCACGCTCGGCGGGAAGGACCTCACCGCCGTGCGGGACGTACGCGACCGTTTCGCCGAGGTCTTCGCGGCCCCCGACCCCCGCACCGCGGCCGATCTGGTCAACCGGCTCGTGGCGGCGGCCGGGACCACCCCGCAGCTCACCGATCACGACGGCTACGACTGGCACGTGCACTACTTCGCGCCCGACGCGTCGATCGCCGACCATCTCGCGGCCGACTGCGGCATGGCGCTGGCCTTCATCATCGTGGCGGGCGAGCAGGAACGGCTGCGGCGCTGCGAGGCCCCGGACTGCGGGCACGCGTTCGTCGACCTGTCGCGCAACCGCTCCCGCCGCTACTGCTCCAGCCGTACGTGCGGGAACCGGCTCCACGTAGCCGCGTACCGGGCCCGGCGCAGGGAAGCCGCGGGCTGA
- a CDS encoding SsgA family sporulation/cell division regulator: MNTTVSCELHLRLVVSSESSLPVPAGLRYDTADPYAVHATFHTGAEETVEWVFARDLLAEGLHRPTGTGDVRVWPSRSHGQGVVCIALSSPEGEALLEAPARALESFLKRTDAAVPPGTEHRHFDLDTELSHILAES, from the coding sequence ATGAACACCACGGTCAGCTGCGAGCTGCACCTGCGCCTCGTTGTGTCGAGCGAGTCCTCACTGCCTGTACCCGCGGGCCTGCGGTATGACACGGCCGATCCCTATGCCGTGCACGCCACCTTCCACACCGGAGCGGAGGAGACGGTCGAATGGGTATTCGCCCGCGACCTCCTCGCCGAGGGGCTGCACCGGCCCACCGGCACCGGTGACGTCCGCGTCTGGCCATCTCGTAGTCACGGTCAAGGCGTCGTCTGCATCGCCCTGAGCTCCCCAGAGGGAGAAGCCCTGCTCGAAGCCCCGGCGCGGGCCCTGGAGTCGTTCCTGAAGAGGACCGACGCCGCGGTTCCACCCGGCACCGAGCATCGTCACTTCGATCTCGACACGGAGCTCTCCCACATCCTGGCCGAGAGCTGA
- a CDS encoding TIGR02611 family protein, with protein sequence MNAESDERNRVAEQAPPASATGDSDREERELGSRAPGFIKASRALHLSWQVGVFIVGLGVVVAGVLMLVLPGPGWLVIFAGMAIWATEFVWAQLVLRWTKRKVTEAAQRALDPKVRRRNIILTTAGFVIVAVLVGVYVWKFGITMPWKIGE encoded by the coding sequence ATGAACGCGGAGAGTGACGAGCGGAACAGGGTCGCCGAGCAGGCGCCCCCGGCGTCCGCCACGGGGGATTCGGACCGGGAGGAACGCGAGCTCGGCTCGCGGGCTCCGGGCTTCATCAAGGCGTCCCGGGCGCTGCATCTGAGCTGGCAGGTCGGCGTCTTCATCGTCGGCCTGGGCGTCGTGGTCGCGGGCGTGCTCATGCTGGTGCTCCCCGGCCCCGGCTGGCTGGTGATCTTCGCCGGCATGGCGATCTGGGCGACCGAGTTCGTCTGGGCCCAGCTGGTGCTGCGCTGGACCAAGCGCAAGGTCACCGAGGCCGCGCAGCGGGCTCTGGACCCCAAGGTCCGGCGGCGCAACATCATCCTCACCACGGCGGGGTTCGTGATCGTGGCGGTCCTGGTCGGCGTCTACGTCTGGAAGTTCGGCATCACCATGCCGTGGAAGATCGGCGAGTAG